Within Micromonospora narathiwatensis, the genomic segment GTCTAGAACGCGAATCTCACCAGCTCGGAAGGGCACTCTCGGTGCAAGGATCTCATGCCTGGCGTGCGGACAGCGCGGTGTTCGACGAGGACAATCTCGTGTCGTGTGCAGGGCTGGTGCCTGTGCTGGAACTGGCGGAGCAGGCAGGGTTGTCCCGCCTGTTGGACGAGCACGTCCAGTTCGCCTGCGAGCGGCTCAAGTCCGGTGCGGCGAACCCGACGCCGAAGCTGACCTCGATCATCGCCGGGATGGCCGCCGGCGCGGACAGCATCGATGACCTGGACGTCATCCGGTCCGGTGGGATGAAGAAGCTGTTCAGCCGGGTCTACGCCAATTCCACGTTGGGGATCTTCCTGCGGGAGTTCACCCACGGCCACACCCGCCAACTGTCAGCGGTGCTGCGCCGGCACCTGGTCGCCCTCGCGCAGCAGACCCCGGTGCTGGACGGCATCAACGACCACGTCTTCATCGACATCGACTCACTGCTGCGCCCGGTATACGGGCACGCCAAGCAGGGCGCCTCGTTCGGGCACACGAAGATCGCGGGCAAAACCATCCTGCGCCGGGGCCTGTCGCCCCTGGCCGTCACGATCTGCACCGCGACGGCGGCACCCGTGCTGGCCGGCGTGCGGTTACGGGCCGGACGCGCCGGCTCAGCCAAAGGCGCCGCGTCCATGCTCACCGAGGGCATCAACACCGCTATCGCCTGCGGCGCGGACCCGGCAAAGATCCTGGTACGCGGCGACTCCGCCTACTGCAGCGGCAAGGTCATCACCGCGGTCGTCAAAGCCGCAGCGCAGTTCTCGTTCGCCATCGCCCGCAACCCGGCCGTCGACGCCGCGATCGCCACCATCGGCGACGAGCAGTACACGCCCGTGCACTACCCAGGCGCCGTCACCGACCCCGACACCGGGCAACTGATCTCCGACGCCCACGTCGCCGAAGTCGAATACACCGCCTTCGCCGACACCCGCCACCGCATCACCGGCCGGCTCATCGTCCGCCGCGTCCTGGACGCCAACACCCAGGACCCCCTGTTCCCGGTCTGGCGCTACCACCCGTTCTTCACCAACAACCCCGAGCCCGTCACCAGCGCCGACATCACCCACCGACACCACGCCACCTGCGAAACCGTCTGGTCCGACCTCATCGACGGCCCCTGGGCCCACCAGCCCTCCGGCTCGTTCAACGCCAACACAGCCTGGTGCATCCTGGCCGCGATCACCCACAACCTGCTCCGCGCCGCCGGCACCCTCACCGGCACCGCCCGCTACGCCACGGCCCGAGGCGCCACCCTGCGCACCCACTTGATCAACATCCCGGCCCGACTCGCCCGCCCACAACGCCGCCCCGTGCTGCACCTACCCAGCCACTGGCCCCGAACCCAGGCATGGCTCACCCTCTGGAACGCCGTCTTCACCACATAAACACCCCGACCCGCGCACAGCACCCCGGCCACCACACGCATCCACGCTCACCACACGACCATGAACCGAGAACGCTGGGCAGACCAGCAGCACAACCACACCCTCAAACCAACACCAAGATCGAATCACCCGATCACCGGCCGACTCGAAACCGGTCCACGGATCGAGGTTTAGCATGTCCAGCTTCACCGCCCTGACCCACTGCCCACGATCGCGCGCCTACTACGACAAGAAACGAGCCGAAGGAAAAACCCACCGCCAAGCCACCGCCGCCCTGTCCAGACAACGCCTCAACGTCCTCTGGGCCTGCATCCGCGACAAGACCCCTTACCAGCCCAAGCAGTCAAGATCAGCGGGGGTGGCGTCATGCGAACTCGCGTAGAGACTCCTCCAGCGGGTGCCAACCCGGGTCAACCGGTGCCAGCGGGGGTCACCCGTGGCCGACCGCCGGCCGCAACCCGGGGTTCGTGTGCTCGGGGTGTGGTCCTGGGCCGGGAGAACAGGGGTCCGGGTGACGTGGGTGAACGTGGGCCACTCCCTGCCACCCCAGGCGAACCCCAAGGTCGCTAGACTAGGCCCTCGCGCCCTCGTAGCTCAGGGGATAGAGCATCGGTTTCCTAAACCGTGTGTCGCAGGTTCGAATCCTGCCGGGGGCACCAAGACAAGGCCCTGACCAGCAAGAAGCTGGCCAGGGCCTTGATGCGTATCTATGCGGTTTTGAATCGCCCCCCGAAAACCCCTCAGTAACGCTGGTGGGCGATCGGGTTCTAGCGGGTCCGTGGTGGGGCATGTCGGGGGACGGTCCCTGTGTGTCTATCCGGTCCGGCGTGCGCCATGGGGGCGACGCTCGTGGCTGGTCGTGGCCCGGCCAGCGCCGAGTTGTTCGAGGATGTCGGAGCTGTCCGGGGCGAGAGCGGGCTTGACGATGTAGTGCCTGTTGGTGACCTGCTCGGTGGCGTGCCCGAGTTGGGCTGCGGCGTGCTTGGCGTCAGCCTCCTTGTCGATCAGGGTGGCGACGGTCTTGCGGAAGGTGTGTGGCGTGACCCATTCGAGGCCAGCGTCAACGCGGGCCTGACGCCACTGGCGGCGCACGTTCTGCGGAGACAGCCAGGTGCCGCGCCGGGAGGCGAAGATCGCATCGTGAGGGTTGTCGGCGGCCGTGAGTTTTCGGGCCATCAGCATCCCGACTGCGAAGCGAGGAAGGACAACGGTTCGGAAACCGGCGTCGGATTTCGTCCAGTCCTGCCGGAAGAAGCCCTTGCCCTTGAGGTAGACGATCGTGCCGCAGATGGTCAGTGTCGGGCGTTCGGCGGCAAGGTCGAGGTCTTCCCAGCGCGTTGCCAGGATCTCGCCGATGCGGGCGCCGGTGGCGAGCATGAGGTCGATGATGTCGCCCAGATCGCCGGTGTGCCGGGGCCCGGGTTTACCGGGGGTGGTCTTCTGCCACCGTTGGATCGCCGCACGGACGCCCTCCAGCTGCTCCGTTTCCAGGGCGACGACCTTGCGGCGCGGGTTGCGTAGTCGGCCGGTGTCGCGGACGGGGTTGGTGGTTATTGCGCCACGGCGTACGGCTAGGGCGAGCATCTGCGTGAGGACGACCTTCGCGAGCCTGGCGGCTGTCGGGCGGTCCTCGGCGACCTTGCGCAGGAACTTGTCGATGCGGCCGACGGTGGCCTCTCGGATCCGAAGGTTGCCCAGGGCGGGCACAACCGAGACGCGCACGCTGACTTCGTACTGGCTGATGGTCTGGGGCGCGAGACGCTCCTCTGCGGTGATCTCGTCGAGCCAAAGGCTGGCGAGTTTGCTGATGTGGGTCTCCCGGGTGATCTCGTCGTCGTTGGGAGCGGCACGGTCACGAAGTTTGACCTTGAGCGCCCGGATAGCGGCGGGGCCGGTGGTGTCGGTGGCCTCGACGTCGCGGGTGC encodes:
- a CDS encoding tyrosine-type recombinase/integrase; translation: MARPPLPIGTWGNIRTEKLGPNRYCARARFRDYDGSTRDVEATDTTGPAAIRALKVKLRDRAAPNDDEITRETHISKLASLWLDEITAEERLAPQTISQYEVSVRVSVVPALGNLRIREATVGRIDKFLRKVAEDRPTAARLAKVVLTQMLALAVRRGAITTNPVRDTGRLRNPRRKVVALETEQLEGVRAAIQRWQKTTPGKPGPRHTGDLGDIIDLMLATGARIGEILATRWEDLDLAAERPTLTICGTIVYLKGKGFFRQDWTKSDAGFRTVVLPRFAVGMLMARKLTAADNPHDAIFASRRGTWLSPQNVRRQWRQARVDAGLEWVTPHTFRKTVATLIDKEADAKHAAAQLGHATEQVTNRHYIVKPALAPDSSDILEQLGAGRATTSHERRPHGARRTG